In Mytilus edulis chromosome 7, xbMytEdul2.2, whole genome shotgun sequence, a single genomic region encodes these proteins:
- the LOC139483213 gene encoding uncharacterized protein, producing the protein MADRDYAGYLSEENIDVHSFESPVLRRLRTDDRRHVSFGPPHDYRLSEFDFERVRAEHMDPKSPIDSLSPLTIEIPSAGPQRLANSLPDFDGRSHAKSGSEIEISVDEPRYGEYRNIDSSPKLNFRKRQDDETSRKAENLSPIAGNRERADLYPSREPYRPPQYFESTGLHEPLLRTSSPRPRAENENYFRFSRENVAPSPRPRAENENYFRFSRENVAPSPRPRAENENYFRLSRENEAQSTRIHTSSAARQPRRQVDTDMYDIGQDYNNQQSQVYEPTDRYQDRHSPLPRFDPLFNYNRNAPSQYAYSREPFQRDLSHHMPIYGPPRPATYVPQGYTGGLRATSITRREKEPEKFDGRSVDWKDFIVHFEQCASWNRWTEHEKAQQLSMSLRGTAQKLLGDLKPELVKSYDSLKSVLAQRFNPKERVTAYRCEFRSRIRKRGESLADFGYALRRLVRLAYPEGEYNTVLEQLVINQFINGLSNVEMEKHVQFAHPQKLEAAIACAVEFEAFTGAQMNPPRKPKDDNPLSLPVNNINRNKQNKEKTENSKKEMSACPQNEIKDLTEVISSCFGKMSDKLDNLTVGKTRNYPNPVTCYKCGKEGHFAKFCRKETECQNCDKFGHHYRNCAAPATHCVNCNRWGHLAKYCRTTNKVNDFNDQTGSNDKGND; encoded by the coding sequence ATGGCTGACAGAGATTATGCAGGTTATCTATCTGAAGAAAACATAGATGTACATAGTTTTGAGAGCCCCGTATTACGTAGATTACGAACCGATGATAGGAGACACGTTAGCTTTGGTCCGCCACATGATTATCGGTTATCAGAATTTGATTTTGAAAGAGTACGAGCCGAACATATGGATCCTAAAAGTCCAATTGATTCATTAAGCCCGCTTACGATAGAGATACCTTCTGCAGGTCCGCAAAGGTTAGCAAATAGCCTCCCTGATTTTGATGGTCGTTCTCATGCAAAAAGCGGATCCGAAATTGAGATATCTGTCGACGAGCCACGGTATGGTGAATATCGTAATATAGATAGTTCTCCAaagttaaattttagaaaaagacAGGATGATGAGACTAGTCGGAAAGCCGAGAACCTGTCTCCTATTGCGGGTAATCGTGAAAGAGCTGATTTATATCCGTCAAGGGAACCGTATAGACCCCCTCAGTATTTTGAAAGTACAGGTTTGCATGAACCTTTATTAAGGACATCTAGTCCTAGACCGAGAGCCGAAAATGAAAATTACTTTCGATTTAGTAGAGAGAATGTAGCTCCGAGTCCTAGACCGAGAGccgaaaatgaaaattattttcgaTTTAGTAGAGAGAATGTAGCTCCTAGTCCTAGACCGAGAGccgaaaatgaaaattattttcgaTTAAGTAGAGAGAATGAAGCTCAGAGTACACGAATTCATACAAGTTCTGCTGCTAGACAACCGCGTAGACAAGTCGATACGGACATGTATGATATAGGTCAAGATTACAATAATCAACAGTCGCAAGTATATGAACCAACTGATCGTTATCAAGATAGACATTCTCCACTACCGCGATTCGATCCGCTGTTTAATTACAATCGTAATGCACCTTCTCAGTATGCATATTCACGGGAACCTTTTCAACGTGATTTATCACATCATATGCCTATTTATGGTCCACCTAGACCCGCTACATATGTACCACAGGGATACACTGGTGGTTTACGTGCTACTTCTATTACGCGACGTGAGAAAGAGCCTGAAAAATTTGATGGCCGTTCGGTAGACTGGAAAGATTTCATTGTACACTTTGAACAATGTGCTTCTTGGAACCGTTGGACGGAACATGAAAAGGCTCAACAACTTTCAATGAGTCTTCGCGGAACTGCACAGAAGTTATTAGGGGATTTAAAACCCGAGTTGGTTAAAAGTTACGATAGCTTAAAATCTGTATTAGCTCAGAGATTTAATCCAAAAGAAAGGGTTACCGCGTACCGATGTGAGTTTAGATCGCGTATACGCAAGCGAGGAGAATCATTAGCCGATTTTGGTTACGCGTTACGACGATTAGTTCGTTTGGCTTATCCCGAAGGAGAATATAACACTGTATTAGAACAGTTAGTGATAAATCAGTTTATAAACGGGTTATCCAACGTAGAAATGGAAAAACATGTGCAATTTGCACATCCACAAAAATTAGAAGCTGCTATTGCTTGTGCCGTGGAATTTGAAGCATTTACCGGTGCACAAATGAATCCGCCGCGAAAGCCAAAAGATGATAATCCTCTGTCTCTGCCAGTCaataatataaatagaaataaacaaaataaagagaAAACTGAAAATAGTAAGAAAGAAATGTCAGCATGTCctcaaaatgaaattaaagatttgACTGAAGTAATTAGTAGTTGTTTTGGGAAAATGTCTGATAAATTAGACAATTTGACAGTAGGAAAAACAAGAAATTACCCCAATCCAGTTACTTGTTATAAATGTGGCAAAGAAGGACATTTTGCTAAATTCTGTAGAAAAGAAACAGAATGTCAAAATTGTGACAAATTTGGTCATCATTATAGAAATTGTGCTGCACCAGCTACTCACTGTGTTAATTGTAACAGGTGGGGACATCTTGCAAAATACTGTAGGACAACTAATAAagtaaatgattttaatgacCAGACAGGTTCAAATGATAAGGGAAACGATTAA